TCAGGGCTAGCCTCGACCACAAATCTTGCCCGGTTGCCAAGGCGGAGCGAACAGGGACTCCTGCTGCCGAGCGCGCTTTATAGAAACGACACTCCGCGGTGCGTTACTCCGTCAGTCATTTTGCCCTGGCAAAGGGATAATCGCAACCCCAAAGCCGAGGACCCTCAACAGGCGGAGTGATTTCCAGTACGAAATGAGAGGAAGGCCAGCAATCGAGATCGCCCGATTACACGATGGCTTGGGCCCCGGGCACTCAGGAAGAAGGCTCGTCTACCGTACGGGAGAGGGATCGGCCGGAGCCCCCAATCGATCTGAGGAGGCCCACAACCTTCCGGGAGCGGGGCGGGGGATCAGGGATCGCCTGGGAGATGTGGGGTCTCGAAGGCGACCCAGAGTCGGGGGTCCGGTCATTAAGCGTACTCGGAAAGAGATTTATGAACCTTTGCGGGGCGAGAGGCCCCCGGAGGAATTCGATCCCGTGGCGGATCAGCCCAGAGTCGTCACTCGAATGCGCTACCCATCGCACCCTGCCGCGAATTCGGTCCGGTTGGGAGGCGTACAGCGTGAGCTCGACTCGGGTCCGAGGGGGAATCCGTTGGGGTAAAAAGATCATTGCTCCGCTTCGGCTGATGTTCCCGGTATGGCCCTCCAAGAGAGACGCGGAGGCTCTGCCAACTCGACAAGAAACCGGTAGCTTGATCGGGAACCGTTGGGTTACCCGCTGTCGCAATGATCCCTTCTGAGGCAAAGCCTTGAGGAGAGACTCGTAATAGGAGGGTGCGAGCTGGAGGAATTCCACGCCATGAAAGTAAAAGTTTCGTTGGCCGCCCGCGCGTACCCAAACGACAACTGCCTCGGCTTCGACAACTTCCGGCTCTGCGAAAATGACGAGGCCCAACCTCCATCCCAGATGGAGTGCGCATGGCAGCTTCAGGGAGGCCCCCCGTTCTCCCAGGTCCTCGGTCCACCCAGTTCCTGTTGGGCAAGCCTCTTCCTGGCCCAACTTCAAATACGCCACGGGAAATCGAAGGGCATATCGACAAAATCGCTTCCGCATATCCACTCGCCAGCTGCAACATCAGTGCCAGCACCTTGCTCTGTCCCCAAATATCCGTGACCGGCTCAGTCCGCAATTTCACCCTGTTACGAACCTGAGGGACGAACACACCGGCACCCTTCCGCGCCTATCACCGCCGACGAATGGCAGGCGGGTGCAGGAGTCACCCGGATCGCGGAGAGATCAACGATGAAGGAAAGGAATCGGATCATTGTGTGCGGCGGAGCACTTCGATGCGTGTCCGGATCGCGGAGCCGTCCGCCGCCCCCGAGTCGATTTCAAGATACCGCTCGTACGAGGCGACGGCGTCGGGAAATCTGCCCTGCCGTTCGAAAAGGAGGGCCAGACTTTTGTGGAGCGTAGGTTCCCCGGGGCTGAGATGGAGCGCAGCCTGATATTCGCGGATCGCTTCCTCGATCTGGCCGATACCTTCATAGTATTGCGCCCGCTCGCGATGCATTGCGGGGGAGGACCCTGCCACCGAGGGGGTGGCTCTCGGGGCCCCCCAAAGCGAGATGAGAGCGGCGACTAGAACCAAGAGGCACACCCCTCCAAGAAAGAAATTGATACGCCTGTCAAGCCAAAATCGAGAGAGGGGAATCCGGCGTCGGCGCGGCACAGGCGGCTGGGGCACTTTTGGCATCATCATTGCTCTGCGCATCCTTCGGTACGACCCAGACGTTCATGCTAGAGAAGAGTCCAGGGCTTGTCAATGCTGTCCCGTCTCAGCCATGGGCCGCACGCAGCGGGAGTAGCGCATGGGAGCGCGGGTCCTTTCACCTCTGATCACCCCTGATAGGGTCGTTGCACAGTCCAGCCCCGAGGAGTTTGGAGTTGCAAATTTCCAGGGAACGCGCTAGCCTCCAGCGAGAATAGGGCTGCCGCGAATCCAAGGAGACGTTATGATTCAAATGTTTCAGGTCTCCAAGGTCTATCCAAAACAGGTGGAGGCCCTTTTGGACATCAACCTTCACATCCAGAAGGGCGAATTCGTCTTCCTCTGCGGCCCGAGCGGTGCCGGAAAAACGACATTGCTCCGCCTCATCCTCCGGGATGACGTTCCCACCTCCGGCCAGATTCTCGTGAACGGCCGCAATGTCATCCGGATGCGCAAAAATAGGCTCCCCCCATTTCGGCGCACTCTCGGCCTGATCTTCCAGGACTTCAAGCTCCTCATGGACCGGACTGTGTATGACAACCTCCGCCTGGTTACCCGCGTCCTCGGGATTCCCGACTCCATCAGCCGGCGCAAGATCGGCCGCCTCTTGACGCAGATGGGCCTCCTCCAGAAAGCCTACCAGATTCCCTACATGCTCTCCGGCGGGGAACAGCAGCGGGTCGCCATCGCGCGAGCCCTTTTGAGCGACCCGACGATTCTGCTAGCGGATGAGCCGACCGGCAACCTCGACCCCGACCTGGCCCTGGATATCATGCGCCTCTTGGCCGATGTGAATGTCCGGGGAACCACGGTGGTGGTCGCGACCCATAACCCCAGCCTCGTGTCTGAAATGGGCCGGCGCGCCCTCATCCTGAAGCATGGACGCTTGGTGGAGGAGATCCCTTAACCCATGCTTTGGGAGCGCTTCCAGCACCTCCTGGGCGAAACGTTCATCAACTTCCGGAGGGGGGGCTGGGGAGTTGTAGCCTCGATCGGGGCCTTCACCGTGGCCTTCCTGGTGACGGGAATCTTCCTGCTCCTTGCCCTGAACCTCAGTATCGTCGTGGCCCAGTGGGCCGAGGACTTCCAGGTCGTCGTCTTTCTGCACGATGGCAATACGCCAGACCAGCTAACCCTCCTCCGCAAACGACTGGATAAGGAGCTCGCGGTTCGGGAGGTGACCTACGTCTCCAAATCCCAGGCCTTGGCCGACTTCCGAATACAGATCCGCGATCAGGGAAGTCTCTTGGAGGGCCTGAAGGATAACCCCCTGCCTGCCTCCTTTCAGTTCCGGATCCACAAAAAATACCAGACGGCGGACGCCCTCAGGCAACTTGCCGTATCCCTCAAGCAGATGGAGCGTGTGGAAGATGTCCTGTACGGTCAGGAGTGGATTGAGCGTCTCACCGGTATCATTCAGGTGATGAAGATCCTCGGGATCGTGATCGGGGGGGTCCTGGGGGTGACGTCACTCTTTATCGTGGCGAACACAATCCGCTTGGCGGTGTATGCGCGGGCCGAGGAAATCGAGATCATGCGCCTCGTCGGGGCGACCCGGGCCTATATCCAGCTTCCCCTCATTCTCGAAGGCAGTCTCCAAGGCGGGGTGGGAGCCGCCTTGGCCCTGGGCCTTCTCTACGCGCTCTTCCGGGCCACGCTGTGGCAATTGGGGACGTCCGCTCCCACCATCTTTTCCGAATCTGAAATGGGCCAGTTCCTCGAGGCCGGGTACCAAATGGCCATGGTCGGCACCGGCGCCCTCCTCGGGGGGGTGGGCAGTCTGGTAGCCGTTCGACGGTTTCTCAGGGTGTAGCCAAGACATGAAACGTATCAGCACCGCAATAGTAATCACTACCCTTGCGCTGGGCGTGCTCACCGGAGGTCTTCAGGCCGATGAGCAGGGAACCCTTCGCGAGAAGAAGCAGAAGCTCCAGCAGCTCAAGGGGCAGATCGAGAAGGAACGGAAGAAGGCCAAAGAAACCGCTGCGACGGAGGCCGCCGTCCAGGTCACGCTGAAAAAGATTGACCGACAGCTTCGGCGGAAAGGGAAGAAGCTCAAGGTGCTGGGGACCCGACTCCGATCCGAGCAGCAGGCCATTCGCAAGCTGAGCAAAAAAATCACGCGGGCGGAGCGGGAACTCAAGAAGACCGAAGCGCGCTGGGCCGGCCGGGTTCGGGCTCTGTATAAGCAAGGACAGTTTGGTTACTTCCGCCTGCTCTTCTCTGCCGAGAGCCTCACCGACATGGCGCGACGGATGAAATACCTCGGTGTCATCACGGCCCAGGACCAGATCCTCAGCGAACGCTACTCCTCCGAGCTGGCCGCGTTTACCCAGAAGAAGGAGGCACTGCAGTCCCGCCGGGCCGCGCTGGCCAGGGATCGGAACCGCCTCCGGGCAACGCGGGCGGAGGTCGCCGATGAGAAGTGGCGGAAGCGCATCCTGCTGGCCAGGCTCCAGGAGGAAAAGCAGGGCTACCTCACCGCGATCCGGGAATTCGAGGCGGTCTCCACCCGGCTGCAGCAATTCATCAACCAGCTCAGTAAGCAGGAGAAGGCCGCCTCGCCTCCACTCGTAGGCCTATTTGCTGCCCGCAAGGGCAAGCTACCCTGGCCCACCGACGGAGAGGTCGCCTTCCGCTTTGGCCGGCAGAAGAATCGCAAGCTCAAGATCGTGACCTTCAACAAGGGGATCGGCATTCGCGCCCCCCTCGGTCGGCAGATCCAAGCGGTCTAT
The window above is part of the Candidatus Methylomirabilota bacterium genome. Proteins encoded here:
- a CDS encoding peptidoglycan DD-metalloendopeptidase family protein; amino-acid sequence: MKRISTAIVITTLALGVLTGGLQADEQGTLREKKQKLQQLKGQIEKERKKAKETAATEAAVQVTLKKIDRQLRRKGKKLKVLGTRLRSEQQAIRKLSKKITRAERELKKTEARWAGRVRALYKQGQFGYFRLLFSAESLTDMARRMKYLGVITAQDQILSERYSSELAAFTQKKEALQSRRAALARDRNRLRATRAEVADEKWRKRILLARLQEEKQGYLTAIREFEAVSTRLQQFINQLSKQEKAASPPLVGLFAARKGKLPWPTDGEVAFRFGRQKNRKLKIVTFNKGIGIRAPLGRQIQAVYDGTVLYADWFRGYGRLIILDHGHGFYSLYAHGSELLVQVGDGVRAGQVIGRVGETGSLEGPQLYFELRHRGNPQDPLVWLSPRQ
- a CDS encoding permease-like cell division protein FtsX, with translation MLWERFQHLLGETFINFRRGGWGVVASIGAFTVAFLVTGIFLLLALNLSIVVAQWAEDFQVVVFLHDGNTPDQLTLLRKRLDKELAVREVTYVSKSQALADFRIQIRDQGSLLEGLKDNPLPASFQFRIHKKYQTADALRQLAVSLKQMERVEDVLYGQEWIERLTGIIQVMKILGIVIGGVLGVTSLFIVANTIRLAVYARAEEIEIMRLVGATRAYIQLPLILEGSLQGGVGAALALGLLYALFRATLWQLGTSAPTIFSESEMGQFLEAGYQMAMVGTGALLGGVGSLVAVRRFLRV
- a CDS encoding tetratricopeptide repeat protein, with amino-acid sequence MMMPKVPQPPVPRRRRIPLSRFWLDRRINFFLGGVCLLVLVAALISLWGAPRATPSVAGSSPAMHRERAQYYEGIGQIEEAIREYQAALHLSPGEPTLHKSLALLFERQGRFPDAVASYERYLEIDSGAADGSAIRTRIEVLRRTQ
- the ftsE gene encoding cell division ATP-binding protein FtsE — protein: MIQMFQVSKVYPKQVEALLDINLHIQKGEFVFLCGPSGAGKTTLLRLILRDDVPTSGQILVNGRNVIRMRKNRLPPFRRTLGLIFQDFKLLMDRTVYDNLRLVTRVLGIPDSISRRKIGRLLTQMGLLQKAYQIPYMLSGGEQQRVAIARALLSDPTILLADEPTGNLDPDLALDIMRLLADVNVRGTTVVVATHNPSLVSEMGRRALILKHGRLVEEIP